In Dehalogenimonas etheniformans, one genomic interval encodes:
- a CDS encoding phosphatidate cytidylyltransferase gives MLKTRLISGFILGLAALLAVWYDQPVPWLTIGAMIWGILALNEFNKVVRQVKAAPFGVIGSLAVALLIVSPHFENSLSSILTGFATLSLLYLLKPGDRSQRFIQWAWTLAGVIYVGLLLSFLVALRGLDAGRDWVLLALGVTVASDSFAYFVGRAFGKHKMAPTISPAKSWEGAAAGVIAALIVGLLLKAVFNLPSSFVAIGLLSVFASIVGQAGDLVESLFKRNMAVKDSSQAIPGHGGLLDRMDSVVFAVIAVYYYVIIFVQ, from the coding sequence TTGCTCAAGACGCGCCTCATCTCGGGTTTCATACTTGGCTTGGCTGCCCTTTTGGCGGTCTGGTACGACCAGCCGGTGCCCTGGCTGACGATCGGGGCAATGATTTGGGGGATTCTGGCTCTCAATGAGTTCAATAAAGTAGTCAGACAGGTAAAGGCCGCGCCTTTCGGCGTTATTGGTTCACTTGCGGTAGCGTTATTGATAGTCTCGCCGCATTTTGAAAACAGCCTGTCATCCATTCTAACTGGGTTTGCCACTCTTTCTCTGCTGTACCTTTTGAAGCCGGGTGACAGGTCACAAAGGTTTATCCAATGGGCTTGGACGTTGGCCGGGGTAATCTATGTAGGTTTGCTTCTTTCCTTTCTGGTCGCGCTGCGTGGACTCGATGCAGGGCGTGATTGGGTGCTGCTTGCCCTTGGCGTAACCGTTGCTTCTGACTCATTCGCCTATTTCGTCGGGCGCGCATTTGGGAAGCATAAAATGGCCCCAACCATCAGTCCGGCCAAAAGCTGGGAAGGCGCGGCAGCAGGGGTGATCGCCGCTCTGATCGTTGGGTTGTTGTTAAAAGCTGTTTTCAACTTACCCTCAAGTTTTGTTGCTATCGGGTTATTGAGTGTCTTTGCCTCAATTGTCGGGCAAGCCGGAGACCTGGTTGAGTCGTTGTTCAAAAGGAATATGGCGGTCAAGGATTCAAGTCAGGCCATCCCTGGCCATGGTGGATTACTTGACCGGATGGACTCTGTGGTGTTTGCCGTTATCGCTGTCTATTATTACGTGATCATTTTCGTCCAATAA
- a CDS encoding NYN domain-containing protein: MADKEERVMIFVDGSNMYHSLKAYFHRTDIDLGKFCEKLVNKRKLVRIYYYNAEVGQAQEPERYKDQRAFFDSVEAIPYTELRLGRLVYTNAWPNTPPYEKGVDVMLATDMLTHCFKNNYDTAILVAGDADFVGALQAVKDDGKHCEAALFGEERTSVPLRKVADVVHIIDGNLMRGCWKAPPPPPRPQRQFPHRHVRPQQGQQPPQQAQTPQQQSATPATQPVPQSSQMRPEAAEGQPPPVMQPPSRQLPPSPPPQYVPKPFNPNGLE; this comes from the coding sequence TTGGCCGATAAAGAAGAACGGGTGATGATCTTCGTTGACGGGTCCAACATGTACCACTCGTTAAAAGCCTATTTTCACCGAACCGACATTGACCTCGGCAAGTTCTGTGAAAAACTGGTCAACAAGCGCAAACTGGTCCGTATCTACTACTACAATGCCGAGGTCGGCCAAGCCCAGGAGCCGGAACGCTATAAAGACCAGCGCGCCTTTTTTGACAGTGTAGAAGCAATCCCCTACACCGAACTCCGACTTGGCCGCCTAGTCTACACCAACGCCTGGCCGAATACGCCACCTTACGAAAAAGGCGTCGATGTCATGCTGGCCACAGACATGCTGACCCACTGTTTCAAAAACAACTACGATACCGCCATCCTTGTCGCTGGCGATGCCGATTTTGTCGGCGCGCTGCAGGCGGTCAAAGACGATGGCAAGCACTGCGAAGCCGCGCTTTTCGGCGAGGAAAGGACCTCGGTTCCGTTGCGAAAGGTCGCCGACGTGGTTCACATTATCGACGGCAATCTGATGCGCGGCTGCTGGAAAGCACCCCCTCCGCCCCCTCGGCCTCAGCGCCAATTCCCGCACAGGCACGTTCGCCCTCAGCAAGGGCAGCAACCGCCCCAGCAGGCGCAAACGCCACAGCAGCAATCTGCGACTCCTGCGACACAACCGGTGCCTCAATCATCGCAAATGCGCCCGGAAGCTGCCGAAGGGCAACCGCCCCCAGTTATGCAACCACCGTCACGTCAATTGCCCCCTTCGCCGCCACCGCAGTACGTACCCAAACCTTTTAATCCGAATGGTCTGGAATAG
- a CDS encoding MFS transporter yields the protein MNLPKVPPLFKGTEYLKITILSAGLAALSQSVHGIILPLRVLDFVGEYDKNTALAAITFTGLILAMLFQPIAAALSDSTASRWGRRKPFVIVGVLGLMLLLPGLALASSFAVLFIIYCLAQLSANAAQGPYQGYIPDLVPLERRGLASSFKSEMELFGGAAGILGTGILMAHYSRQDQNGLWISLLCLALFLGSILFYIGLSLKEGPVTRPPKPFRNPLSAYRFSIKKSPAFGWLLGSRLLFFMAAATIQQFALFYLRDVLGVTDPAGFTAIFILTAGASMALAILPAGYFADRYGAAILSRAAGLLGALGILFLLLWPSTVTVVITAGITGFAIGIFGVSNWAMATKMVVKGEEAKYLAIANMATAGGAAIARLIGPIIDYFNRQSLNMGYQVMLVFCLIYFVLGGLLIKNPKTRSDEVVIERDI from the coding sequence GTGAATCTGCCCAAGGTCCCGCCCCTGTTCAAAGGCACGGAATACCTTAAGATTACTATTCTCAGTGCCGGTTTAGCCGCGCTGTCTCAAAGCGTCCACGGAATCATACTTCCCCTCCGGGTGCTCGACTTTGTAGGGGAGTATGACAAAAACACCGCCCTAGCAGCGATAACGTTCACCGGTCTGATCCTGGCCATGCTGTTCCAGCCTATCGCGGCGGCATTATCTGATTCGACAGCGTCTCGATGGGGACGGCGCAAGCCCTTTGTAATAGTCGGTGTTTTGGGGCTTATGCTCCTTTTACCGGGTTTGGCGCTGGCTTCGAGTTTTGCAGTCCTGTTCATTATCTATTGCCTAGCCCAATTATCTGCCAATGCCGCTCAAGGCCCTTATCAAGGGTACATTCCGGATTTGGTGCCCCTTGAACGCCGAGGGCTAGCCTCATCCTTCAAATCCGAGATGGAACTTTTTGGAGGGGCAGCGGGAATATTAGGGACGGGCATCCTGATGGCCCACTATTCCCGGCAAGATCAGAACGGGCTCTGGATCTCTCTACTTTGTTTAGCATTGTTCCTCGGTTCGATCCTGTTTTACATCGGGTTGAGCCTCAAGGAAGGACCGGTGACCCGGCCGCCGAAACCATTCCGTAATCCGCTCTCGGCGTACAGGTTCAGTATCAAGAAGAGCCCGGCTTTCGGGTGGCTTCTCGGATCACGATTGCTCTTTTTCATGGCCGCCGCAACCATTCAACAATTCGCCCTCTTCTACCTTCGGGACGTACTCGGGGTGACCGATCCGGCTGGATTCACGGCGATCTTCATCCTGACCGCCGGGGCCAGCATGGCGCTGGCAATCTTGCCAGCGGGTTATTTCGCCGACAGATACGGAGCCGCAATCCTGTCCAGAGCCGCCGGATTGCTCGGTGCACTGGGAATCCTGTTTTTGTTGCTCTGGCCTTCGACCGTAACAGTCGTCATTACGGCGGGGATCACCGGATTTGCCATCGGCATCTTCGGAGTTTCCAACTGGGCTATGGCGACGAAGATGGTGGTTAAAGGGGAAGAAGCCAAGTACCTTGCGATCGCCAACATGGCCACAGCTGGCGGGGCTGCAATCGCCAGGCTGATCGGTCCAATCATCGACTACTTCAACCGCCAAAGTCTCAACATGGGCTACCAGGTCATGCTGGTATTTTGTCTCATATATTTTGTTCTGGGCGGGCTGCTGATCAAAAATCCGAAGACGCGATCGGACGAAGTTGTTATCGAACGGGACATTTGA
- a CDS encoding SHOCT domain-containing protein yields the protein MIIFAVILIVLIVWLAARNGSWGMGSWSPGPRRDPLEIAKERYARGEITKEQFEEIKKNLMG from the coding sequence ATGATCATTTTCGCGGTCATTCTTATCGTGTTAATCGTCTGGCTGGCCGCCCGAAACGGCAGTTGGGGGATGGGAAGCTGGAGTCCCGGTCCCAGGCGCGATCCGCTTGAAATAGCCAAGGAGCGTTACGCCAGGGGCGAGATCACGAAAGAACAGTTCGAGGAGATCAAGAAGAACCTGATGGGCTAA
- a CDS encoding radical SAM protein, with protein sequence MVWNRALKDRLSAESGAVITDWGGRLPVAIVYANSYHIGMSNLGVHALYKWFNSRDDFVAERVFWDEEPQSTSGGLSVESRRPLPDFSVLAFSVSFELDYLNIPRMLKSAGIPVFSNDRDESYPLVIGGGAVLTANPMPVAPFFDAVCIGEAEAILPSLSQAIKDPLDQPRQTQLERLAAISGVYVPSLPAPVKRQHVSILDDFMVGTTVFTEDTEFGDMFLLEVQRGCRFSCRFCLVASSFYPFRYRSIESLLNQARLARKYRNRIALVGPVVSEYPHLAELLRGLKELGYSLSIGSMRVKPISTEVLNELVMGGVKSLTIAPEAGTPKLRRSIGKGFSDDDITEAVRKIGGAGIRQLTLYSMVGLPGETDADVDSLASLVLRSKVEADKHHVALSLNVSAFIPKAHSPFEREPMASAKDIDGRFDKLERSLSGKGVKVKPDTSGWGEIQAALARGDDKLAGVIEKLDKISLAGWRRSMKTAGLSTEAYAHRRFSEDEPLPWDIISM encoded by the coding sequence ATGGTCTGGAATAGGGCTTTAAAAGATCGGCTGAGCGCCGAATCCGGCGCGGTCATCACAGACTGGGGCGGCCGCCTCCCGGTAGCTATCGTCTACGCCAATAGTTACCACATCGGCATGTCCAACCTGGGAGTCCACGCGCTCTATAAATGGTTCAATTCCCGGGATGATTTTGTCGCAGAGCGCGTCTTCTGGGATGAAGAGCCCCAATCCACCAGCGGCGGGTTATCCGTGGAGAGCCGCCGGCCTCTGCCCGATTTCAGTGTTCTGGCGTTCTCTGTGTCCTTCGAGCTTGATTATCTGAATATTCCACGCATGCTAAAATCGGCTGGCATCCCAGTCTTCTCGAACGACCGCGATGAATCGTATCCACTGGTAATCGGCGGCGGGGCGGTGCTTACCGCCAACCCTATGCCTGTTGCACCCTTCTTCGATGCCGTCTGCATCGGCGAGGCTGAAGCGATCCTCCCCAGCCTGTCCCAAGCGATCAAAGACCCCCTTGACCAGCCTAGACAAACACAATTGGAGCGATTAGCGGCAATATCGGGTGTCTATGTCCCGTCCCTTCCGGCGCCAGTCAAACGACAGCATGTTTCTATCCTCGATGATTTCATGGTCGGGACCACAGTGTTCACAGAAGATACCGAGTTCGGCGACATGTTTCTCCTGGAGGTACAGAGAGGCTGCCGCTTCTCCTGCCGCTTTTGCCTGGTGGCCAGCTCGTTCTATCCCTTCCGATATCGCTCGATCGAATCGCTTCTCAATCAGGCCCGACTGGCCCGAAAATACCGTAACCGGATCGCCCTGGTTGGTCCCGTGGTCAGCGAGTACCCCCATCTGGCGGAGCTACTGCGAGGGCTCAAAGAATTGGGCTACAGCCTGTCGATCGGCTCGATGCGAGTTAAGCCGATCTCGACTGAAGTCCTCAATGAATTGGTAATGGGCGGAGTCAAAAGCCTGACCATCGCGCCTGAGGCGGGTACCCCCAAACTGCGGCGGTCCATCGGTAAGGGTTTCTCAGATGACGACATCACCGAGGCAGTCCGGAAGATCGGCGGCGCCGGTATAAGGCAGTTGACGTTGTATTCCATGGTCGGCCTGCCGGGTGAAACCGATGCCGACGTGGATTCGTTAGCCTCTTTAGTTCTGCGCTCTAAAGTTGAGGCAGACAAGCACCATGTTGCGTTGTCGCTAAACGTCTCAGCCTTCATCCCCAAGGCGCACAGCCCCTTCGAACGCGAACCCATGGCATCCGCCAAAGATATCGACGGGCGTTTCGACAAACTCGAAAGGTCGTTATCCGGCAAAGGTGTCAAGGTCAAGCCCGATACATCGGGGTGGGGGGAGATCCAAGCGGCTCTGGCACGGGGCGACGATAAACTGGCCGGAGTTATCGAAAAGTTGGACAAAATTTCACTTGCCGGTTGGCGCCGCTCAATGAAAACCGCCGGGTTGTCCACTGAGGCATACGCCCATCGCCGCTTCAGCGAAGATGAGCCGTTGCCCTGGGATATCATTTCGATGTAG
- the uppS gene encoding polyprenyl diphosphate synthase → MTQSASVPRHVAIIMDGNGRWATARGLPRLEGHRVGLEKAGDAVLDFAAAGVSYITLFSFSTENWKRPKEEVAGILRLLAEALERTVKDLNSQNIAIRHLGSLGRLAPPLRHRIKEVIEKTMGNSGAVASFAFDYGGRAEIIQATRKLMKSSLTPDEVDEETFAKYLYSAGIPDVDLLIRTGGEMRLSNFLLWQASYAELYFTDTLWPDFSGADIEKALTEYARRQRRFGGL, encoded by the coding sequence ATGACCCAATCCGCTTCGGTTCCTCGCCATGTCGCTATTATTATGGACGGCAACGGGCGTTGGGCAACAGCAAGAGGTCTCCCGAGACTCGAAGGACATCGTGTCGGTTTAGAAAAAGCCGGTGACGCCGTCCTCGACTTTGCCGCTGCTGGCGTGTCGTATATAACCCTTTTCAGTTTTTCAACCGAAAATTGGAAACGTCCGAAGGAAGAAGTCGCTGGGATTTTGCGTCTCCTCGCCGAAGCCTTGGAGCGTACGGTCAAAGATCTGAACAGCCAAAATATCGCTATCCGCCACCTGGGGAGCCTTGGTCGTTTGGCTCCTCCGTTGCGTCACCGGATCAAAGAAGTAATCGAGAAAACCATGGGTAACTCTGGAGCCGTTGCTAGCTTTGCTTTCGATTACGGTGGTCGCGCTGAGATCATCCAGGCTACCCGGAAGTTGATGAAAAGCAGTCTCACGCCCGATGAAGTCGACGAGGAGACGTTCGCGAAGTACCTCTATAGCGCTGGAATTCCCGACGTAGACCTCCTTATACGCACCGGGGGCGAGATGAGGTTATCCAACTTTTTGTTGTGGCAAGCTTCTTATGCCGAACTTTATTTCACCGATACGCTCTGGCCTGATTTTTCAGGTGCCGACATCGAAAAAGCCCTGACTGAATACGCCCGGCGTCAGCGCCGCTTCGGAGGGCTTTAG
- a CDS encoding restriction endonuclease yields the protein MKFQYQFHDLFNPLIQALNNLGGSASIEELENEVSKILKLTDDQVNEIHKGSRTKLSYRLAWARTYLKKYGLIDNSARGVWTLTEMGKNTKSVSPQKVVSVVRGDVQTPTDEPIEVEIHETQWQNKLIEHVQTLTPQEFERLCQRLLRESGFVNVVVTGRAGDGGIDGKGLFRMAGVISFNVYFQAKRYVGSISPSVVRDFRGALQGRADKGLIITTGTFTKAAKDEAQRDGAIAIDLMDGWQLAEKLKEYRLGVNVQTIEDVNLNKEWFHSL from the coding sequence GTGAAATTCCAATATCAATTCCATGATCTCTTCAATCCACTGATCCAAGCTTTGAATAACCTTGGTGGTTCGGCGTCCATTGAGGAGTTAGAAAACGAGGTCTCGAAAATTCTCAAATTGACTGATGATCAGGTTAATGAAATCCACAAAGGCAGCAGGACGAAATTAAGCTACCGTTTAGCTTGGGCAAGAACCTATTTAAAAAAATACGGATTAATCGATAACTCTGCCCGTGGAGTTTGGACATTGACTGAAATGGGGAAAAACACGAAAAGTGTGTCCCCTCAGAAAGTCGTTTCAGTGGTGCGGGGTGATGTTCAAACGCCGACCGATGAACCTATTGAAGTCGAGATACACGAAACGCAATGGCAAAACAAACTGATAGAGCATGTCCAAACGTTGACACCTCAGGAATTTGAGCGGCTTTGCCAAAGGTTGCTGCGCGAATCTGGCTTTGTGAATGTCGTTGTTACTGGGAGGGCGGGGGATGGCGGAATTGATGGTAAAGGTCTATTCCGGATGGCCGGGGTCATTTCGTTTAATGTGTACTTTCAAGCCAAGCGATATGTTGGGAGCATTTCTCCTTCTGTCGTCCGGGATTTTAGAGGAGCTTTGCAGGGTCGCGCTGATAAGGGTTTAATAATCACAACTGGTACTTTCACAAAAGCAGCGAAGGATGAAGCCCAGAGGGATGGCGCGATTGCCATTGACCTGATGGACGGTTGGCAACTCGCGGAAAAACTCAAGGAATATCGTCTTGGTGTAAATGTACAGACGATTGAAGATGTTAATTTGAACAAAGAATGGTTTCATTCTCTTTAA
- a CDS encoding response regulator: MLVIGIFVFRDYQFEGFSSTFYALAFLRLTIITIGLSLLRFLQRVDDFRKFDRVLFIAFLAGLTCNLIIDANRPSDYVTYLLLDLVMVSAVYLAVPQKLANQAFLGIYLMVGSILVLVLTKDASLRSQLFTIIPTFGLVNVVGFGLSRRMQASRCRETLAKEAEAQAQEEKLKMELEQRRNEKLEAIGQAAAGIAHDFNNIFTAIIGNVSLGREMTEPNSEMDKILAEAEKASVRATELNRQLITFARGGQPIKQPSYVVDLVRDTVKSVFDGTTIEPKVSIPEVIIAEMDPAQIRQALKNILVNAREAMPGGGTIWITARSIDNTEVARRGLSGLLKAERYILVEISDDGPSIPEKDRDKIFQPFFSTKPGASGLGLAAAYSICKSHGGYLTLGQNGAKGATFSIYLPAGITAPELQETNTRPVSQFRVLVMDDEQDVRKVAGKMLLRMGYDVQTAVDGREAVEVYREGMKTGSGFDLVILDMTVPGGMGGLETIGVLRDIDPAVKAIVSSGYSDDPALSQYAELGFSGVVHKPYTMDQLRDALDRVLDQAPAGGTSRYSGIN, encoded by the coding sequence ATGCTGGTCATCGGAATCTTTGTTTTTCGCGACTACCAGTTCGAGGGATTTTCTTCAACATTCTATGCTCTGGCTTTTTTACGCCTGACAATTATTACAATCGGATTGTCGCTCCTGAGGTTCCTGCAAAGGGTCGACGATTTTCGAAAGTTCGATCGTGTATTATTCATTGCTTTCCTGGCTGGGCTCACCTGCAATTTAATAATCGACGCGAACCGGCCCTCTGATTACGTCACCTACCTCCTTTTAGACCTCGTGATGGTATCTGCGGTTTACCTTGCGGTGCCTCAAAAGCTGGCGAACCAAGCGTTCCTGGGTATATATTTGATGGTCGGTAGTATCCTGGTGCTCGTATTGACCAAGGATGCTTCTCTTCGCTCTCAACTCTTCACCATCATCCCGACCTTCGGGCTGGTCAATGTGGTCGGATTCGGCCTCTCCCGACGGATGCAAGCTTCCCGGTGCCGTGAGACCTTAGCTAAGGAAGCGGAAGCCCAAGCCCAGGAAGAAAAACTCAAGATGGAGCTTGAGCAACGCCGCAACGAAAAGCTCGAGGCCATCGGTCAAGCCGCGGCGGGCATCGCCCATGACTTCAACAACATTTTCACCGCCATTATCGGTAATGTCAGCCTGGGTCGGGAGATGACGGAGCCGAACAGCGAAATGGATAAGATCCTAGCCGAGGCCGAAAAAGCCTCCGTTCGGGCCACTGAGCTTAACCGGCAATTGATAACCTTCGCCCGAGGCGGTCAGCCGATAAAGCAACCCTCTTACGTCGTCGATTTAGTACGGGATACCGTCAAATCGGTTTTCGACGGGACGACAATCGAACCCAAGGTCTCCATCCCTGAGGTCATCATCGCCGAGATGGACCCCGCCCAGATCAGGCAGGCTCTGAAAAATATCCTGGTGAATGCCAGAGAGGCTATGCCTGGGGGCGGCACCATCTGGATCACTGCCAGGAGCATCGATAATACCGAGGTTGCGCGGCGCGGCCTTTCGGGGCTTCTGAAAGCCGAGCGTTACATCCTGGTCGAGATCAGCGATGACGGACCCAGCATCCCTGAGAAAGACAGGGATAAGATATTTCAACCTTTCTTTTCGACTAAACCCGGTGCCAGCGGTCTTGGACTGGCGGCAGCCTACTCGATCTGTAAAAGCCATGGCGGCTATCTGACCTTGGGCCAGAATGGAGCTAAAGGCGCCACCTTCAGCATTTATCTCCCCGCCGGCATCACCGCCCCCGAACTCCAGGAGACGAATACCAGGCCCGTAAGCCAATTCAGGGTCCTCGTCATGGATGACGAACAAGACGTGCGCAAGGTCGCCGGAAAAATGCTTCTCAGGATGGGCTACGACGTCCAAACAGCCGTCGACGGCCGTGAGGCGGTCGAGGTCTACCGAGAAGGGATGAAAACCGGCAGCGGATTTGACCTGGTCATCCTGGACATGACGGTCCCCGGCGGCATGGGAGGCCTGGAGACCATCGGTGTCCTTCGCGACATCGATCCGGCGGTTAAGGCCATCGTTTCATCCGGGTATTCCGACGACCCGGCTCTGTCGCAATATGCCGAGTTGGGTTTCAGCGGAGTCGTCCACAAACCTTATACCATGGACCAGTTACGTGACGCCCTGGACCGTGTGCTTGATCAAGCTCCGGCTGGCGGAACCTCACGTTATTCCGGCATCAATTAG
- a CDS encoding YgaP family membrane protein gives MNKNLGAVDRWIRIILGIVFVLWAIFIATGVWAGALYTLGAILIVTSLIGTCPLYMPFGISTKKK, from the coding sequence ATGAACAAGAACCTGGGCGCGGTCGACCGTTGGATTCGGATCATCCTCGGCATTGTTTTCGTTCTCTGGGCTATTTTTATCGCCACCGGAGTGTGGGCAGGCGCTTTGTATACTCTGGGCGCCATCCTGATCGTCACCTCTTTGATCGGCACGTGCCCACTGTACATGCCCTTCGGCATCTCGACCAAGAAAAAATAG
- a CDS encoding YkgJ family cysteine cluster protein: MTGNLSKTLRKDISVVSLVLEKGTCQQVMADLIDFDKHGLGNLRGRQPHQWMQAEMDSFLTACEAEEAAPRINLPFSLDTIQKLLSLAKCRGCGKCCIPNPKHPEWPGAGLFEDELKEVAKGSLIPFNKLKQQCIYRDTVDGRKSYWLPFPCQFRSAKGCKVYQVRPMACRMYPFVSGDNDPSHLILKVSCDYGKDIYRAITRNIKESLVDSHYLASGRKTFDPTEKDWEYLVGYLPKNK; encoded by the coding sequence ATGACGGGGAACCTCAGCAAGACGCTGAGGAAGGATATCAGCGTTGTGTCACTGGTATTGGAAAAGGGAACGTGTCAACAGGTAATGGCTGACCTTATTGATTTCGATAAACACGGGCTGGGAAACCTGAGGGGGCGCCAGCCTCACCAATGGATGCAAGCCGAGATGGACAGTTTCCTGACTGCCTGCGAGGCAGAGGAAGCGGCGCCGAGGATCAACCTGCCGTTCAGTCTCGACACTATCCAAAAACTACTATCGCTGGCTAAATGCCGGGGCTGCGGCAAGTGCTGCATCCCCAACCCGAAACACCCGGAGTGGCCGGGGGCGGGATTGTTCGAGGATGAACTGAAAGAGGTCGCCAAGGGATCGCTGATACCGTTTAATAAATTGAAACAGCAATGCATCTACCGTGATACCGTGGACGGACGCAAGTCATACTGGCTGCCATTTCCATGCCAGTTCCGCTCGGCCAAAGGCTGTAAGGTCTACCAGGTGCGACCGATGGCTTGCCGGATGTACCCCTTCGTCAGCGGCGACAACGATCCGTCGCATTTAATCCTGAAAGTGAGTTGCGATTACGGCAAAGACATTTACCGCGCTATCACGCGGAATATCAAAGAGTCGCTAGTTGATTCCCACTACCTGGCTTCCGGCAGAAAAACGTTCGATCCGACTGAGAAAGACTGGGAGTATTTGGTCGGGTATCTACCTAAAAACAAATAG
- a CDS encoding aminopeptidase translates to MHDPRIDKLAKLLVNYSVEVKPGDRVAIMALEIAKPLSDSIFVEVLKAGGHPLVLTPSQTSELLFKYGSKEQIEYVHQPLAHITEQYDVRISVLAEENTRSLSRIDPQKAAWHSAARRHLMKTMMQRSASGAFRWTIAPYPTNAMAQDADMSLADYTDFIFDACLPDLNDPVGYWQALSDKQAYIINWLTGKKKVHITAPETDITFNIHGRTWENCDGRRNMPDGEVFTGPIEDSAEGHVYFSYPAIHGGHEVTGVRLWFEKGKCVRATAEKNEEYLNKILDADPGARYLGELAIGTNEGIKNFTREILFDEKIGGSFHMALGAGIPETGAKNESAIHWDMVCDLRHDGEITVDGELLYKNGEFVI, encoded by the coding sequence ATGCACGATCCACGAATCGATAAACTAGCTAAGCTTTTGGTCAATTACTCCGTCGAGGTAAAACCGGGCGACAGGGTGGCCATCATGGCTCTCGAGATTGCCAAGCCTTTATCTGACTCTATTTTTGTCGAAGTGCTTAAGGCCGGTGGGCATCCGCTGGTGCTAACACCGTCGCAAACGTCCGAACTGTTATTCAAGTATGGCTCGAAAGAACAGATAGAATATGTCCACCAGCCGCTTGCCCACATTACGGAACAGTATGACGTGCGCATCTCGGTCCTGGCGGAGGAGAATACGCGGAGTCTTTCGAGGATCGATCCCCAGAAAGCCGCCTGGCACTCGGCGGCACGCCGCCATTTGATGAAGACTATGATGCAAAGGTCGGCTTCTGGAGCATTCCGCTGGACCATAGCCCCTTATCCGACCAACGCCATGGCCCAGGACGCCGATATGAGCCTTGCGGACTACACGGATTTCATTTTCGATGCTTGCCTACCGGACCTGAACGATCCGGTGGGCTACTGGCAGGCGCTGTCCGACAAACAGGCATATATCATCAACTGGTTGACCGGTAAGAAGAAGGTCCATATCACCGCTCCGGAAACCGATATCACCTTCAATATCCATGGGCGAACATGGGAGAATTGCGACGGCCGGAGGAACATGCCTGATGGGGAGGTCTTTACTGGACCGATTGAAGATTCCGCGGAAGGGCACGTTTACTTTTCCTACCCTGCCATCCATGGTGGCCATGAGGTCACCGGGGTCAGGTTGTGGTTCGAAAAGGGCAAGTGCGTCAGGGCGACGGCGGAGAAAAACGAGGAGTATCTGAACAAGATCCTGGATGCCGATCCCGGAGCCCGTTACCTTGGTGAGCTGGCTATCGGCACCAACGAGGGCATCAAGAACTTCACCCGCGAAATTCTTTTCGATGAGAAGATCGGCGGCAGCTTCCACATGGCTCTCGGCGCCGGCATTCCGGAAACGGGAGCCAAGAACGAAAGCGCCATCCACTGGGACATGGTCTGCGACCTGCGCCACGACGGGGAGATCACAGTTGATGGTGAACTACTGTACAAGAACGGTGAGTTTGTTATTTAA
- a CDS encoding SHOCT domain-containing protein — MKSTHKEGFEPMFGDWRFSVVIVVILVIVLMFVVWNVARGGIGSHVHDPKAIAKERYARGEITLEQFNDIKRNIR; from the coding sequence ATGAAATCGACTCATAAGGAGGGTTTCGAGCCGATGTTCGGGGACTGGAGATTCAGCGTCGTCATCGTGGTGATACTGGTGATTGTACTGATGTTTGTCGTCTGGAATGTTGCCAGGGGAGGCATCGGCAGTCATGTTCATGACCCAAAGGCGATCGCCAAAGAACGCTATGCCCGCGGAGAAATAACCCTGGAGCAGTTCAACGACATCAAAAGGAACATCCGCTAG
- a CDS encoding SHOCT domain-containing protein, with protein MLLFWIVLIALIVWGVVSLTRHGRYGHMHMHTGGCCSTDGNALDIARERYARGEISKDQFETLKKDLG; from the coding sequence ATGCTTCTCTTCTGGATCGTCCTTATTGCCCTGATAGTCTGGGGAGTCGTTTCCCTGACAAGGCATGGCCGTTATGGCCACATGCATATGCATACCGGCGGGTGCTGTTCAACTGACGGCAACGCGCTGGACATTGCCAGGGAGAGGTACGCCAGGGGAGAGATCAGCAAGGACCAGTTCGAAACCCTCAAAAAAGACCTCGGTTAA